The proteins below are encoded in one region of Hordeum vulgare subsp. vulgare chromosome 3H, MorexV3_pseudomolecules_assembly, whole genome shotgun sequence:
- the LOC123445101 gene encoding protein root UVB sensitive 6-like gives MAPAVGIKRTAAAQTVTVQAPPPPDARLVREAVRTSTIAGAVAPAALEAPAPALEGFLCLEEVEGRRWKYVVDAAPGKAKAKGRGRGGSAVPLGASVRAVPLQSPLPPAEEIMAFVRSYVVPEGFPDSVTPSYVPYMTWRALKHFFGGAMGVFTTRTLLSSVGVSQSKVTPGAIAINWILKDGAGRVGKMLFARQGKKFDNDLKQLRFSSDLLLEIGAGIELATAAFPQFFLPMACVANVVKNVAAVTSTSTRTPIYKAYARGENIGDVTAKGESVGNIADLLGTGLSIFITKRNPSLVTSFALLSCGYLLSSYHEVRSVVLNTLNRARFTVAVDSFIRTGYVPSLKEGNSQETIFIHPWRHEPVSIGSRFGEAFQEPVSFVATRPLFEDERYMVTYNPTKDKVYALLKDQAKPDDILKAAFHAHVLLHFINVSHERKRMSSNRSDHYGNPHPRNMDFLAHIAESCKIVSSSYGTFRKKAKEQGWIMSESLLNPGKARLCVTRPQ, from the exons atggcgccggcggtggggatcAAGCGGACCGCCGCGGCGCAGACGGTCACGGtgcaggcgccgccgccgcccgacgcgcgGCTGGTGCGCGAGGCCGTGCGGACCTCCACGATCGCCGGGGCCGTCGCCCCCGCGGCCCTGGAGGCGCCCGCGCCCGCGCTCGAGGGCTTCCTGTGCCtcgaggaggtggaggggaggcGGTGGAAGTACGTGGTGGATGCGGCCCCCGGGAAGGCGAAGGCGAAGGGCAGGGGCCGGGGCGGGTCCGCCGTCCCCCTGGGGGCCTCCGTCCGGGCCGTGCCGCTCCAGTCGCCGCTTCCGCCCGCCGAG GAAATAATGGCATTTGTAAGATCGTATGTTGTGCCTGAAGGGTTTCCAGACAGTGTTACTCCTTCATATGTCCCGTACATGACCTGGAGAGCTCTCAAG CATTTCTTTGGTGGAGCAATGGGGGTGTTCACAACAAGAACCTTGCTGAGCTCCGTTGGAGTCTCTCAAAGCAAGGTAACCCCAGGTGCCATTGCTATCAACTGGATCCTCAAG GATGGTGCTGGACGTGTTGGAAAAATGCTTTTTGCACGACAAGGAAAGAAGTTTGACAATGACCTAAAGCAG ctCCGCTTTTCTAGTGATCTCTTGCTGGAGATAGGCGCTGGGATAGAGTTAGCTACTGCGGCATTCCCTCAATTTTTCCTGCCTATGGCTTGCGTTGCAAATGTTGTAAAG AATGTCGCTGCTGTTACATCGACCTCAACTCGCACTCCAATCTACAAGGCCTATGCAAGAGGAGAAAATATTGGAGACGTGACTGCTAAAGGCGAATCCGTGGGGAACATTGCAGATCTG CTGGGAACGGGTTTGAGCATATTTATCACGAAACGGAACCCATCGTTGGTGACTTCATTTGCACTTCTGTCATGTGGATATCTCCTGAGTTCATATCATGAG GTGAGGTCCGTTGTGCTGAATACCCTAAACAGGGCAAGATTTACTGTTGCAGTGGATTCCTTTATTAGGACAG GGTATGTTCCCTCGTTGAAGGAAGGAAACTCACAGGAGACAATATTTATTCACCCTTGGCGGCATGAGCCAGTTTCAATAG GATCGCGATTTGGAGAAGCGTTTCAAGAACCTGTTTCGTTTGTTGCCACAAGGCCTTTGTTTGAG GATGAGCGATACATGGTAACATATAACCCAACGAAGGATAAAGTATATGCTTTGCTCAAGGACCAAGCAAAGCCAGATGACATTCTCAAAGCTGCTTTCCAT GCCCATGTGTTGCTGCATTTCATCAATGTATCACATGAACGGAAGAGAATGAGCTCCAATCGATCAGATCACTACGGGAACCCGCACCCACGGAACATGGATTTCCTGGCACACATCGCAGAATCTTGCAAAATTGTATCATCATCTTATGGAACATTCAGGAAGAAAGCAAAAGAACAG GGTTGGATAATGTCGGAATCGCTTCTTAACCCTGGAAAGGCTCGGTTATGCGTCACGAGACCGCAGTGA